The sequence TCGACGATGGCGAGTTCAGTTCCCCGACCGGCATCGCGGTGGATAAAGACGGGAATATTTACGTTGCCGATACGGACAATCATTCCATCCAAAAGTTCGACAAAGAAGGAACGTTCCTTGGGCGCTGGGGCGGAGAAGCGGGCAGTGCGGAAGGAAATTATTACTATCCCCGCGGCCTCACCACGAACAATGATGGTCAGGTCTACGTCGCCGACACCGGAAACAATCGTGTACAGCGCCTCGATACCGACGGCAATCCGATGAAGGCCTGGGGCAAATTTGGGTTTGCCTGGCGCGGGGCGGATATGAACAAATTCGACGCGCCCTGGGGTGTGACGACCGACCAGGAAGGCAATATCTATGTCACCGATACCAACAATGCTCGGATTCAAAAATTTAAAGGTGACGGGACACCCCTATTGAAGTGGGGGCGGGACGGGAGCTTCGACGGCGCATTTTTCTTCCCGCGCGGAGTGGCGGTCGATTTCGTCGGAAATACGTATGTCGCAGATGAAGGGAACAACCGGATCCAGAAGTTCGACACCCGCGGCAGCTTTCTGACCAAGTGGGGGCGTGAGGGCAGCGGTCCAGGGCAGTTCAAGGCACCGTGGGGCGTGACGTGCGATGCGCTAGGCAATGTGTATGTCGTGGATCAGGGGAACCACCGTATTCAAAAATTCGACGGAAACGGCACGTTCCTCTGCGCCTGGGGAAATCGAGGGAAGACCGAAGGTCAATTGAACTTTCCATCCGGTGTTGCCGTCGACAAAGAGGGGGCGGTGTATGTCGTTGATAGCGGCAATCATCGCGTCATCAAGTATGTGCCGACAGATGAGGAATTAAATCGGGGGAAAGAGGAGCGTGAGCGAGCGCAGGCGGTGAGTGACTACCCTGCTCCGGGAAATCTGGCCATCAAGCCGGGCGACACGGAAACCTTCTTGAGTTGGCTTGATGTGCCGAAGGCGGTCTCTTACAACCTGTATTTCCACACCTCGCCGAATCTGAGCCAGGAGGGCGGGACGAAGATCGAGGGTGTGACCAGTCCCTACAACCATACCGGCCTGACCAATGATCAGGCCTATTTCTATGCGCTGACTGCGGTCTATGAGGATGGGACCGAGAGCAAGTTGTCAGAAGAAGTGTCGGCGACGCCGGTTCTGATCGACATCACGGCGCCTCAGACACCTTATGCCGTGGTGAATCATGGCGCATTCATGACGAATTCGCCGGAAGTCGTGGTCACGATTTCCGCCACCGACCTCGATACGGGTGTTGCCGCGTACTATATCTCGGAAAATCCGATGACCCCAATGGCGGGCACGCCGGGCTGGGTTGAGGTTCCGCCGGCTATTAAGTTCGGTGCGACCATCCCCTTCATTCTTTCTCCGGGGGACGGACAGAAAACCGTCATTGTCTGGTTCAAAGATCTTGGTAACAATATTTCCACGCCGGCGAGCGCCACGATTCTCGTCAATACCTCGGGCTACCTCTGCGTCTCCAAATGGGGCAAGCCGGGTCGCGGTGCCTCCCTGCTGCACGGCGGCGAATTCATGGCGCCGATGTACGGACTCGCCATCGATCAACAGGGTTCCCTCTTTGTCGTCGATAACGGGAACAACCGCATTCAGAAATTTGACCGTAACGGAAATTTCATTATTTTGTGGGGAAATTTCGGCGCGGCCAATGCGAACTTTCACAATCCGACCGGCATCGCCTGCGACGCGAAGGGCGATGTCTACGTGGTCGATACGAACAACCACCGGGTGCAAAAGTTCGACGGGAAATTGGGCGGCTACCTGATGAAATTCGGATCGCGCGGGAATGGTGAAGGCCAATTCAACGCGCCGTGGGGCATCGCGATCGATCGCGTGCGCGGGTACATTTACGTGGTAGATAGCGCCAACTTCCGCGTACAGAAGTTTGACATGAGCGGGGAGTTCATCATGTCGTGGGGGAGTTTCGGAAACGGTGACGGCCAGTTTTACTTCCCGCGCG comes from Nitrospira defluvii and encodes:
- a CDS encoding 6-bladed beta-propeller, which gives rise to MIKAWLLDEMFRFDRRYLAAEGSQSEWGAGDSVAEEEELPPAPTGVAAKAGNGRVMITWDAVPDAMYYNLYFMTTKGVQIKFSELTRPIASAEDFKTVIGVTKEKGTCIEGAQSPFMHDDLANGTCYHYVITVVTQKGESPESQEVMAIPAPYLIAKVIGREGVDDGEFSSPTGIAVDKDGNIYVADTDNHSIQKFDKEGTFLGRWGGEAGSAEGNYYYPRGLTTNNDGQVYVADTGNNRVQRLDTDGNPMKAWGKFGFAWRGADMNKFDAPWGVTTDQEGNIYVTDTNNARIQKFKGDGTPLLKWGRDGSFDGAFFFPRGVAVDFVGNTYVADEGNNRIQKFDTRGSFLTKWGREGSGPGQFKAPWGVTCDALGNVYVVDQGNHRIQKFDGNGTFLCAWGNRGKTEGQLNFPSGVAVDKEGAVYVVDSGNHRVIKYVPTDEELNRGKEERERAQAVSDYPAPGNLAIKPGDTETFLSWLDVPKAVSYNLYFHTSPNLSQEGGTKIEGVTSPYNHTGLTNDQAYFYALTAVYEDGTESKLSEEVSATPVLIDITAPQTPYAVVNHGAFMTNSPEVVVTISATDLDTGVAAYYISENPMTPMAGTPGWVEVPPAIKFGATIPFILSPGDGQKTVIVWFKDLGNNISTPASATILVNTSGYLCVSKWGKPGRGASLLHGGEFMAPMYGLAIDQQGSLFVVDNGNNRIQKFDRNGNFIILWGNFGAANANFHNPTGIACDAKGDVYVVDTNNHRVQKFDGKLGGYLMKFGSRGNGEGQFNAPWGIAIDRVRGYIYVVDSANFRVQKFDMSGEFIMSWGSFGNGDGQFYFPRGIAVDQADGTVYVVDMGNHRVQKFDTSTNVLPQLLTKWGGSSEAGHASSPLAQEAGQLRSPWGIAVDGQGDVYVTDTGNHRIEKFDREGNFIAQWGGFGGGDGQFNFPYGIVVDPRGSVFAVDSGNTRVQQFMPAEEGSERLQEEADAAAELGQMDRTTKV